The Archangium primigenium genomic interval TGGTGGACATCACCGAGGGGGAGTTGACCGAGCGCAAGGTCGCCCTCGACACGCTGCCCCGGTATTGAGTCCCATGAAACGTCACGCGCCCTCCGCCGAGCGCAACCGCGAGCCCCTCCTGTCCGTGCTGCGCGAGGTGCTGCCCGAGCACGGCACGGTGCTCGAGGTGGCCAGCGGCACCGGCCAGCACGCCGTCCACTTCGCCCGCGCCCTTCCCGGCCTCGTCTGGCAGCCCACGGACATGGACCCCGAGGCCCGGGCGAGCATCGAGGCCTGGCGTCGGGAGGAAGGCGTGCCGGGCCTGCGCGCCCCGCTCGCCCTGGACGTGCGCGCCGAGGACTGGCCGGTGGCCCACGCCGACGCGCTCGTCGCCATCAACCTGGTGCACATCTCCCCGTGGGAGGCCACCCAGGCCCTGTTCCGGGGCGCCGCGCGGGTGCTCGGCCCCGGAGCGCCGCTCGTGCTCTACGGGGCCTACTTCGTGGAGGGCGAGCCGCCCGCGCCGAGCAACCTCGCCTTCGACGCCTCCCTGCGCGAGCGCGACCCGGCCTGGGGCGTGCGGCGCCTGGGCTCCGTCACCGCCGAGGCGCTCGCCCACGGCCTCACCCGCGAGCGCGTCATCCCCATGCCCCACCACAACCTCACCCTCGTCTTCCGCGCCCCGTCCCGGTGAGGGCGGCCGTCGTGAGGAGGTAGGGCCCGGTCCTACGTTGTCCCCAAGTTGTCCACAAGTGCGCGAGGCGCCTCGGGGGGCAGGGACAGGGTGAGGGAGGAGAAGAGCAGCTTGAGGGCCCAGTCGCGGGCGACCATGAGCTTGGTGGCGCCGAGCACCCAGCGCACGGTGCGCCGGGACACCTTCACGGGCTTCTTCTCCAGCACGGCGGCGTTGCCGTGCAGCTTGCGCAGCGTCATGACGGCGAGGAACAGGGGCCAGAGGCAGAACAGGCGCAGGCCGTGCTCCTCGCGCGGCAGCTGCATCACGTAGTCGAAGGCCTGGCGCAGCTCGCGGTGGGCCACCGCCACGAGCTGGCCGTGGGCGCGCATGGCGGCGCCCCGGTGCGCGGGCTCCAGCAGCGTCTCGGGCGTCAGGCCGTGCTGGGCGAGCAGGGTCCGGGGCAGCCAGCAGCTGCCGCGCTCCAGGTCCTCGCGCACGTCCTTGAGGATGTTGGTGAGCTGCAGCGCGTTGCCGAACGCCACCGAGCGCGGCTCCAGCCGGGCGGCGCGCCGGGCCACCTCGGGCGAGTACCACTGGAAGAGCCGGGTGAGCATCTCGCCCACCGTGCCCGCCACGTAGTAGCAGTACTCGATCGTCTCCTCGAGGCTCTCCAGGCCCAGGCCCCCCGCGGACGCGCGGCCCTTGGCGCCCATGCGGCCCATGCCCTCGGACATGATGCGCACGCACTGGGCCACGTGCTCGCGCACCGGCGGCGCGTGCAGGGCCAGGCCCCGGAGCACCTGCGGCAGGCCCTCCACCAGGCGCACCTCGGCCTCGGGGGCCTGGGCGCGCAGCACCCCCACCGCGCGCGCGGTGAAGCGCAGGGCCTCGGGCTCCCAGCCCTCGGGCAGGGTGCACAGCCGGGCGAACTCCGTGAGCAGCTCCTCGCTCGCGGGGCCGTGCGCCTCGTCCTCCAGGGTGTCGGCGACGCGGCACAGCAGGTAGGCCACCGTCACCGCCGTGTCCAGGGGCGCGGGCAGCACGGGGATGTTCAGCGCGAAGGTGCGCGACACCGCGGGCAGCACCTCGCGGCAGAAGCGCAGGGCGGACGAGGACTCCAGCGGCGGGGTCAA includes:
- a CDS encoding DUF938 domain-containing protein → MKRHAPSAERNREPLLSVLREVLPEHGTVLEVASGTGQHAVHFARALPGLVWQPTDMDPEARASIEAWRREEGVPGLRAPLALDVRAEDWPVAHADALVAINLVHISPWEATQALFRGAARVLGPGAPLVLYGAYFVEGEPPAPSNLAFDASLRERDPAWGVRRLGSVTAEALAHGLTRERVIPMPHHNLTLVFRAPSR
- a CDS encoding phytoene/squalene synthase family protein, which translates into the protein MTPPLESSSALRFCREVLPAVSRTFALNIPVLPAPLDTAVTVAYLLCRVADTLEDEAHGPASEELLTEFARLCTLPEGWEPEALRFTARAVGVLRAQAPEAEVRLVEGLPQVLRGLALHAPPVREHVAQCVRIMSEGMGRMGAKGRASAGGLGLESLEETIEYCYYVAGTVGEMLTRLFQWYSPEVARRAARLEPRSVAFGNALQLTNILKDVREDLERGSCWLPRTLLAQHGLTPETLLEPAHRGAAMRAHGQLVAVAHRELRQAFDYVMQLPREEHGLRLFCLWPLFLAVMTLRKLHGNAAVLEKKPVKVSRRTVRWVLGATKLMVARDWALKLLFSSLTLSLPPEAPRALVDNLGTT